A region from the Penaeus monodon isolate SGIC_2016 chromosome 17, NSTDA_Pmon_1, whole genome shotgun sequence genome encodes:
- the LOC119583249 gene encoding LOW QUALITY PROTEIN: GATA zinc finger domain-containing protein 14-like (The sequence of the model RefSeq protein was modified relative to this genomic sequence to represent the inferred CDS: substituted 1 base at 1 genomic stop codon) has product NNNNNNNNNNSNNNSNNNNNNNNNNNNNNYYYYHYYYHNNNNDDNNNNNDNNYNNNDDDQHNNNNDDNNNDDDDDDSNNNKNDNNNTNTNSNANANANANNNNNNNKNNNNNNNNNNDNNCXNNNNNNNSINNNNDDDDDENNNNDNNNNNNNNNNNNNNNNNNDNHNNNNNNNNTNNDNNHNNSNDNDINNNENNNNNINNDNNNNNNNNNNNNNDNNSNNNDNDNHNNNNNNNNNNNNNNSNDNNNNNNNNNHNNNNNNNNNNNNNNNNNNNDDNDDNNNNNNNNNNNNDNDNDNDNDNDNDNDNDNDNNNDNDNDYNNNYSTNNKNNNSNNNNNNNNNNNNNNNNKSNINNNNSNCNNNNNNDRNSNNNNNNNNNNNSNNNNNSNNKNKNNSNNNNNNNNNNNNNNNNNNNNNNNNNNNNNNNNNNEAEVEEHLTMLKIVISS; this is encoded by the exons aataataataacaataacaataacaacaacagcaacaacaacagcaacaataataataataataataataataataataataataattattattattatcattattattatcataataataacaatgatgataataataacaataatgataataattacaacaataatgatgatgatcagcataacaataataatgatgataataataatgatgatgatgatgatgatagtaataataataaaaatgataataataatactaatactaatagtaatgctaatgctaatgctaatgctaataataataataataataataaaaataataataataataataataataacaatgataataatt gttgaaataataataataataataatagtattaataataataatgatgatgatgatgatgaaaataataataatgataacaacaacaacaacaacaacaacaacaacaacaacaataataataataataatgataatcataataataataataataataataacactaataatgataacaatcataataatagtaatgacaatgatataaaca ataatgagaataataataataatattaataatgataataataataataataataataataataataataataatgataataatagtaataataatgataatgataatcataataataataataataataataataataataataataataatagtaatgacaataataacaacaataataacaataatcataataac aataataataataataataataataataataataataataataataataatgatgataatgatgataataataataataataataataataataataataatgataatgataatgataatgataatgataatgataatgataatgataatgataatgataataataatgataatgataatgattataataataattact ctactaataataagaataataacagtaataataataataataataataataataataataataataataataataaaagcaacattaataataataatagtaattgtaataataataataataatgatagaaatagtaataacaataataataataacaataataataatagtaat aataataataatagcaacaacaagaacaagaataatagtaataataataataataataataataataataataataataataacaataacaataacaa caataataataataataataataataataataataataataat GAAGCAGAAGTTGAAGAACATTTGACAATGCTGAAAATTGTGATCTCTTCATGA